The following coding sequences lie in one Oryza brachyantha chromosome 10, ObraRS2, whole genome shotgun sequence genomic window:
- the LOC102717007 gene encoding DNA excision repair protein ERCC-1 encodes MDGQRDEEQQGRRQPEPGKNIIKIPSYQEVFGSGASSSPAPPSYNPPPPSAATASSSSSFSQAFSFLKSTEFYSPPPPPPQATTPRPPHASSSAPAPKNAILVSHRQKGNPLLKHIRNARWTFADVVPDYVLGQSSCALYLSVRYHLLHPDYLYYRIRELQKNFKLRVILCHIDVEDVVKPLHEVTRTAILHDCTLLCGWSLEECGRYLETIKVYENKSADSIREHMDNDYLSRLTHALTSIRHVNKTDVVTLGSNFGSLSQVMNASMEELARCPGIGERKVKRLHDTFHEPFKRASSRPNIVVPDTPDRERTPGRPLSTNDGAQDAVEKPDASVKKSSNVRSALTEAFAKYSEKIRSQNRDSTSVADQGTSSSTVGDEKNNN; translated from the exons atGGACGGGCAGCGGGACGAGGAGCAGCAGGGCCGGCGGCAGCCGGAGCCCGGGAAGAACATCATCAAGATCCCGTCCTACCAGGAGGTCTTCGGGAGTGGCGCCTCAtcctcccccgcgccgccgtcctacAACCCTCCGCCccccagcgccgccaccgcctcttcgtcgtcgtcgttctcGCAGGCCTTCTCCTTCCTCAAATCCACCGAGTTCTACTCcccgccacctccgccaccaCAAGCGACCACTCCACG ACCGCCTCACGCTAGCTCATCCGCTCCGGCGCCGAAGAACGCCATTCTGGTGAGCCATAGGCAG AAAGGGAACCCCTTGCTGAAGCACATCAGGAATGCAAGGTGGACGTTCGCCGATGTCGTGCCGGACTACGTGCTCGGACAATCGTCATGCGCACTGTACTTAAG TGTCCGATACCATCTTCTACACCCTGACTACTTGTACTATCGGATAAGAGAACTGCAGAAGAATTTTAAGCTCCGTGTCATCTTGTGCCATATTGATGTT GAAGATGTTGTCAAACCTTTACACGAAGTTACAAGAACAGCAATTCTACATGATTGCACACTCTTGTGCGGCTGGAG CCTGGAGGAATGTGGCCGGTACTTGGAGACCATTAAAGTGTATGAAAACAAGTCAGCTGACAGCATTAGGGAACATATGGATAATGACTATTTATCAAGG TTGACACATGCTCTTACATCCATTCGGCATGTTAATAAAACAGATGTCGTGACGCTTGGTTCAAATTTTGGG TCACTTTCACAAGTTATGAATGCTTCTATGGAAGAACTTGCTCGGTGCCCAGGAATTGGTGAGCGGAAG GTCAAACGACTTCATGACACTTTCCACGAGCCATTCAAAAGGGCTTCCAGCCGCCCAAACATTGTAGTACCTGACACTCCTGACAGAGAGAGAACGCCAGGCCGACCTTTATCGACAAATGATGGTGCACAGGATGCCGTAGAAAAGCCAGATGCGTCCGTGAAGAAGAGTTCTAACGTAAGATCAGCCCTTACCGAAGCCTTTGCCAAGTATTCAGAAAAGATACGCAGCCAGAACCGTGATTCAACAAGTGTGGCTGATCAAGGCACCAGCAGTTCAACTGTAGGAGATGAGAAGAACAATAACTAG
- the LOC102717285 gene encoding AAA-ATPase At2g46620-like — translation MPQEGGGGGGVGVVGILAYAAVAAVALRVVLSYKSVAHAVGRLWRWADEWAQAYQYYEVPRFGDGGVENPLFRKAAAYVAALPALEDADAACVLSSACKTNDFSLQLGPGHTAHDAFLGARLAWTNAGPAGDGGGGRERLVLRVRRHDRTRVLRPYLQHVESVADEMELRRRELRLYANTGGDGALSPRWASAPFTHPATLETVAMDPELKARVRADLESFLKGRAYYHRLGRAWRRSYLLYGPPGTGKSTFAAAMARFLGYDVYDIDLSRGGCDDLRALLLETTPRSLILVEDLDRYLRGGDGETSAARTSRMLSFMDGLSSCCGEERVMVFTMSGDKDGVDPAVLRPGRLDVHIHFTMCDFEGFKTLASNYLGLKDHKLYPQVEEGFHAAGARISPAELGEIMLSNRGSPSRALRTVISALQHVTPAPAPPQPRTSSASRPPPRLTARWSGHLDEASAAGAASAADQSPSGGGGGFGKDAPMREFKKLYGLIKIRSRKDGGVVPVDDTASANGRGSDASADKDR, via the coding sequence ATGCCGCaggagggcggaggcggcggcggggtgggcGTGGTGGGGATCTTGGCGTAcgctgcggtggcggcggtggcgctgcgGGTGGTGCTGTCGTACAAGTCGGTGGCGCACGCGGTGGGGAGGCTGTGGCGGTGGGCCGACGAGTGGGCGCAGGCGTACCAGTACTACGAGGTGCCGCGGTTCGGGGACGGCGGGGTGGAGAACCCGCTGTTccggaaggcggcggcgtacgtcgcggcgctgccggcgctggAGGACGCGGACGCGGCCTGCGTGCTGTCGTCGGCGTGCAAGACCAACGACTTCTCGCTGCAGCTCGGGCCGGGGCACACGGCGCACGACGCGTTCCTCGGCGCGCGCCTCGCGTGGACCAACGCCGGGCCGgcgggcgatggcggcggtggccgtgaGCGCTTGGTGTTGCGTGTGCGTCGCCATGACCGGACACGCGTGCTGCGTCCGTACCTGCAGCATGTCGAGTCCGTCGCCGACGAGATGGAGCTCCGCCGGCGTGAGCTGAGGCTTTACGCGAacaccggcggcgatggcgcgctCTCGCCGAGGTGGGCGTCCGCGCCGTTCACCCACCCGGCAACGCTCGAGACGGTGGCCATGGACCCGGAGCTCAAGGcccgcgtccgcgccgaccTGGAGAGCTTCCTCAAGGGCAGGGCGTACTACCACCGGCTCGGCCGCGCGTGGCGCCGGAGCTACCTTCTCTACGGCCCGCCCGGCACCGGGAAATCCACGTTCGCCGCAGCGATGGCCAGGTTCTTGGGGTACGACGTCTACGACATCGACCTGTCCCGCGGCGGCTGCGACGACCTCCGCGCGCTGCTCCTGGAGACCACCCCGCGGTCGCTCATCCTCGTCGAGGACCTGGACCGCtacctccgcggcggcgacggggagacGTCCGCTGCAAGAACGTCGAGGATGCTCAGCTTCATGGACGGGCTCTCGTCCTGCTGCGGCGAGGAGCGCGTCATGGTGTTCACCATGAGCGGCGACAAGGACGGCGTGGACCCGGCCGTGCTGCGGCCGGGTAGGCTGGACGTGCACATCCACTTCACCATGTGCGACTTCGAGGGCTTCAAGACTCTGGCCAGCAACTACCTCGGCCTCAAGGACCACAAGCTGTACCCGCAGGTGGAGGAGGGcttccacgccgccggcgcccgcaTCAGCCCCGCCGAGCTCGGCGAGATCATGCTCTCCAACCGCGGCTccccgagccgcgcgctccgcACGGTCATCAGCGCGCTACAGCACGTGACGccggccccggcgccgccgcagccccgGACGAGCTCCGcctcgcggccgccgcccaGGCTGACCGCGAGATGGTCCGGTCACCTCGACGAGGCCTCCGCGGCGGGCGCCGCCAGCGCGGCCGACCAATCGccgagcggtggcggcggcggattcgGGAAGGACGCGCCGATGAGGGAGTTCAAGAAGCTCTACGGGCTGATCAAGATCAGGAGCCGCAaggacggcggcgtcgtcccCGTCGACGACACGGCGTCGGCGAACGGCCGGGGCAGTGACGCCAGCGCCGACAAGGACCGGTGA